From Schistocerca americana isolate TAMUIC-IGC-003095 chromosome 11, iqSchAmer2.1, whole genome shotgun sequence, the proteins below share one genomic window:
- the LOC124553615 gene encoding piggyBac transposable element-derived protein 4-like, producing the protein MPSTRLRGETRSCFSAPQFSRVFSVVGLKMEDNRDTAGPSEPKKRKTQDTRNVQKLTDAELLRILEESDSETELASEEDGVESSEESDGAEFVLDETVEMAVNPSDREMAEGVVTRDNAADTTVAWEREPVGMINCPFIKNEGLLIQPTENTPLDYFRLLLTDEFLLTVVEETNRNAIELFLSAGTKGQSRINCWKDVTVGELLVFLGVFLHMGNVKMRNLQDYWKKDALFNVKGIADSISRNRFLLILRALHFSENPKQGKPTPSDRLYKIRPVINFFNERMCQLYILTTPTGMVLKFAVYTGMLDDLGGRGHAQKIVLHLLDEKLNAGHHVYMDNYYNSFALAKLLLDKKTHCTGTLRANRKDTPKEIQEAKLRKGEAVARFAEGVMIGKWRDKREVCYISNAFTNEMVEVETKRKEKKSKPLAIVNYNKFMAGVDRHDQMLSYYLSERKTIRWYKKLFIHVVEMILTNAHALHNKYCGTKMPLQEFRLSIIRALLPRKQVERPVRNPQHVVVKRESNGKSKTPRKKCRSCASRGQRTDTIYECLDCPNKAGYCLNCCVIHHL; encoded by the exons ATGCCGTCGACGCGCCTGCGCGGCGAGACACGCAGCTGTTTCTCAGCGCCACAGTTTAGTCGG gttttctctgttgtgggactgaaaatggaagacaatcgtgacacggcgggcccttcagaacctaagaaacgtaaaacacaggacacaagaaacgtacaaaaactaacggatgcggaattattacgaatattagaagaaagcgattcggaaacggaactggccagtgaggaggacggcgtggaatccagtgaagagtctgacggagccgAGTTTGTTTTAGATGAGACTGTAGAAATGGCTGTGAATCCTAGCGACAGGGAAATGGCAGAAGGAGTGGTAACAAGAGATAACGCAGCTGATACAACTGTTGCGTGGGAAAGAGAGCCAGTTGGAATGATAAATTGCCCATTTATAAAAAATGAGGGACTGCTTATTCAACCGACGGAAAACACTCCcttagattattttcgtcttttgctgACGGACGAATTTCTATTGACAGTTGTAGAAGAAACAAATCGAAACGCGATTGAATTATTCCTTTCTGCGGGAACCAAAGGACAATCACGAATAAACTGTTGGAAAGATGTGACTGTTGGCGAATTGTTAGTGTTCTTGGGAGTTTTCctgcacatgggaaatgtaaagatgaggaatttgcaggactattggaaaaaggacgctttattcaacgtgaaaggaattgccgatagtatttcacgaaatcgttttctgctaatactacgtgcattacacttttctgaaaatccaaaacagggcaaaccaacaccatccgacaggttgtataaaatacgtcccgttatcaattttttcaatgaaaggatgtgccaa ctatatattttgacaactcccactggaatggtcctaaaattcgcggtatacactggcatgctggacgatttaggaggaagaggccatgcgcaaaaaattgttcttcatttactagatgaaaagttgaatgctggtcaccatgtgtacatggacaattactataacagCTTCGCATTGGCAAAGCTGCTCCTGGATAAGAAGACCCACTGCACGGGAACTCTGAGGGCGAATAGGAAGGATACACCCAaggaaatacaggaagcaaaactacgaaaaggtgaagccgttgccagatttgcggaaggagttatgataggtaagtggcgtgataagagggaggtttgctacatttctaatgcatttacaaatgaaatggttgaggttgaaaccaaaagaaaggagaagaaatctaagcccttggccattgtaaactacaataaatttatggcgggagttgatcggcacgatcagatgttatcatattacctctcggaacgcaaaaccatacgctggtacaagaaactttttatccacgttgtggaaatgatactgacaaacgcacatgccctacacaataaatattgtggcacaaaaatgcccctccaagaatttagactcagtattataagagcactattgccacgaaagcaggtagaacggccagtccgaaatccccaacatgttgtggtaaaacgagaatcaaatggaaaatcaaaaacaccgcgaaaaaagtgcagatcatgcgccagccgtggacaacgaacagacacgatttacgagtgcctagattgcccaaataaagcaggatattgtttgaattgttgtgttattCACCACCTCTAA